A genomic region of Erythrobacter sp. SCSIO 43205 contains the following coding sequences:
- the leuS gene encoding leucine--tRNA ligase, which produces MTDTRFDPSTADARWQAAWDKAGTFTADSDSDKPKSYVLEMFPYPSGRIHMGHVRNYTMGDVLARYKKMRGFEVLHPMGWDAFGMPAENAAMEKKVHPGKWTYANIEAMKAQLKRIGFALDWTREFATCDPEYYGHEQALFIDMYEAGLVYRKSSEVNWDPVDMTVLANEQVIDGKGWRSGAEVEKRKLDQWFLKITDFAEDLLEGLGELEDWPEKVKVMQENWIGKSSGLEFSFDLSNGEKLPVYTTRPDTIFGASFVAVAADHPIAQGLAGDEAVAAFIDECKKGGTTAAALETAEKLGYRTDITAKHPFTGEAMPVFIANFVLMDYGTGAVMGVPGHDQRDFEFATKYELAITRVVAKDLDSADAPMGDEAEPGDGVIVNSDFLNGLSVEHAKAEVISRAEDGGWGEGTTVWRLRDWGISRQRYWGTPIPFIHCDACGIVPVPKDQLPVKLPEDVDFETPGNPLERHATWKHTSCPKCGGEARRETDTLDTFTNSSWYFLRFASQPADKPFDAEEIARWMPVEHYIGGIEHAILHLLYARFWTRALAHIGKFDVKEPFASLFTQGMVTHETYRLGDRGWLSPDEVRIEGEKAFALEGGEEVERGRVIKMSKSKKNVVDPDNIIRDYGADAVRWFMLSDSPPERDLPWSEAGIEGCYRFVQRLWRLFEQLDESATGEDKGLARRAHQTIVAVAEDIEALSFNKAVARIYELTGATEKAKPSESRNFAIRALLHMVSPMMPHLAEEAHAKMGGEALIAESPWPEHDEAMLVEDEVTIAVQHKGKLRDTLTAPKGASKEDLEAMALASEKVQRSLDGAQIRKVIVVPDRLVNIVT; this is translated from the coding sequence GGCACGTGCGCAATTACACCATGGGCGATGTCCTTGCGCGCTATAAGAAGATGCGCGGGTTCGAAGTGCTCCACCCGATGGGTTGGGACGCGTTCGGGATGCCTGCGGAAAATGCGGCGATGGAAAAGAAGGTCCATCCCGGCAAGTGGACTTACGCCAATATCGAGGCGATGAAAGCGCAATTGAAGCGCATCGGCTTTGCGCTCGACTGGACCCGCGAATTTGCGACCTGCGACCCTGAATATTATGGGCACGAACAGGCGCTCTTCATCGATATGTATGAGGCGGGCCTCGTCTATCGCAAATCGTCTGAGGTGAACTGGGACCCGGTCGACATGACCGTACTCGCCAATGAGCAGGTGATCGACGGCAAGGGCTGGCGTTCAGGCGCAGAGGTTGAAAAGCGCAAGCTTGACCAGTGGTTTTTGAAGATCACCGATTTTGCCGAAGACCTGCTTGAGGGCCTGGGCGAACTTGAAGACTGGCCTGAGAAGGTCAAGGTCATGCAGGAAAACTGGATCGGCAAGTCGAGCGGGCTGGAGTTTTCTTTCGATCTGTCGAATGGCGAAAAGCTCCCCGTTTATACCACCCGTCCGGACACGATCTTTGGCGCAAGTTTCGTCGCAGTCGCAGCCGATCATCCGATTGCGCAGGGGCTTGCTGGTGATGAGGCGGTCGCTGCGTTTATTGACGAATGCAAGAAGGGCGGCACGACGGCGGCTGCGTTGGAGACGGCGGAAAAGCTGGGTTATCGCACCGACATCACGGCCAAGCACCCGTTCACGGGCGAAGCGATGCCGGTCTTCATCGCGAACTTCGTTCTGATGGATTACGGCACGGGCGCGGTCATGGGCGTTCCCGGCCACGACCAGCGCGACTTCGAATTCGCGACCAAGTACGAGCTTGCGATCACCCGCGTTGTGGCGAAGGACCTCGACAGCGCAGACGCTCCGATGGGCGATGAAGCCGAGCCAGGCGATGGCGTGATCGTCAATTCCGACTTCTTGAATGGCCTCAGCGTCGAACACGCGAAGGCCGAGGTTATCAGCCGTGCCGAGGACGGCGGTTGGGGCGAGGGCACGACCGTCTGGCGGCTTCGCGACTGGGGTATTTCGCGCCAGCGTTATTGGGGTACGCCCATTCCCTTCATCCATTGTGATGCGTGCGGCATTGTTCCCGTTCCAAAGGACCAGCTTCCGGTGAAATTGCCCGAAGATGTGGACTTTGAAACGCCGGGCAACCCGCTTGAGCGTCACGCCACATGGAAGCACACCTCATGCCCCAAATGCGGGGGCGAGGCACGGCGCGAAACCGATACGCTCGACACCTTCACCAACTCCTCATGGTACTTCCTGCGCTTTGCATCGCAACCTGCCGACAAGCCGTTTGACGCAGAGGAAATCGCCAGGTGGATGCCGGTGGAGCATTATATCGGCGGCATTGAGCACGCGATTTTGCACCTGCTCTACGCACGCTTCTGGACGCGGGCACTCGCGCATATCGGCAAGTTTGACGTAAAAGAACCCTTCGCCTCGCTCTTTACGCAAGGCATGGTGACGCATGAGACGTACCGCCTGGGTGATCGGGGGTGGCTCTCACCTGATGAAGTTCGCATCGAAGGTGAAAAAGCCTTCGCGCTTGAAGGCGGCGAAGAAGTCGAGCGTGGCCGCGTCATCAAGATGTCGAAGTCGAAGAAGAACGTCGTCGACCCTGACAACATCATCCGCGACTACGGCGCGGACGCGGTGCGCTGGTTCATGCTTTCCGATAGTCCGCCAGAGCGCGATCTGCCGTGGTCCGAGGCTGGCATTGAGGGATGCTATCGCTTTGTCCAACGTCTGTGGCGTTTGTTCGAGCAGTTGGACGAAAGCGCGACAGGCGAAGATAAGGGCCTTGCCCGCCGCGCGCACCAGACCATTGTGGCCGTTGCCGAGGACATTGAGGCGCTCTCCTTCAACAAAGCGGTTGCGCGCATTTACGAACTCACCGGCGCAACCGAAAAGGCCAAGCCCAGTGAGAGCCGCAACTTTGCCATCCGCGCGCTGCTCCATATGGTTAGCCCGATGATGCCGCACCTTGCCGAAGAGGCACACGCTAAAATGGGCGGCGAGGCGCTTATCGCAGAGAGCCCTTGGCCCGAGCATGACGAAGCGATGTTGGTCGAGGACGAAGTCACCATTGCGGTTCAGCACAAAGGCAAACTGCGCGATACGCTGACCGCTCCCAAGGGCGCATCCAAAGAGGATTTGGAAGCGATGGCGCTCGCATCCGAAAAGGTGCAGCGGTCGTTGGACGGTGCACAAATTCGCAAAGTCATTGTCGTACCCGACCGGCTGGTTAATATCGTCACCTGA
- the lptE gene encoding LPS assembly lipoprotein LptE — protein sequence MTYRAPSLAAILVLALGLPLTGCGLQPMYAGGASSPVAQGLAAIEVPAIPGRDGWLVRNALRDRLGAAGDQGGYRYRLDVRLDDALEALGVLNDDTISRELRILRSRYQLVDISTGEILLDATAGSDAGIDVVSSEYATIAAEQRALENLAEEVASRMVTRVALTLRERERDAAQ from the coding sequence ATGACGTATCGCGCACCTTCTTTGGCCGCCATTTTGGTCCTCGCCCTTGGGCTTCCCCTGACGGGTTGTGGCCTTCAGCCTATGTACGCAGGAGGCGCGTCTTCGCCCGTGGCACAGGGCCTCGCAGCGATCGAAGTGCCTGCGATTCCGGGGCGAGACGGCTGGCTGGTGCGAAACGCATTGCGCGACCGTTTGGGGGCTGCGGGCGATCAAGGCGGCTATCGCTATCGCCTTGATGTGCGATTGGATGACGCTCTTGAGGCATTGGGCGTCCTAAACGATGATACTATCAGCCGCGAATTGCGCATCCTTCGCTCACGCTACCAGCTGGTAGATATCTCGACGGGCGAAATTTTGCTCGATGCAACCGCTGGTTCGGATGCAGGGATCGACGTTGTCTCCAGCGAATACGCCACCATCGCGGCTGAACAACGCGCGCTTGAAAACCTCGCTGAAGAAGTTGCAAGCCGGATGGTGACGCGCGTTGCGCTCACTTTGCGGGAGCGCGAGCGCGACGCGGCGCAATGA